From the Anguilla anguilla isolate fAngAng1 chromosome 6, fAngAng1.pri, whole genome shotgun sequence genome, one window contains:
- the LOC118229385 gene encoding LRR receptor-like serine/threonine-protein kinase RCH1 isoform X3, protein MVMPTTSRREGSMMSVGQSLFMALYLWDLVTGVAPWTVGPCDLVTTKAYFNCSGRKLTEVPGEVWANVTMLDLSQNSLNLTRPATLQALRRLEGLVLLNLSGNYLPLLDSDTLAGLRDLNVLDLSSTQLAEIKPGAFQALPKLHTLLLGNNRLRDPLPAALGDLSALSFLDLHGNDQLKAPPPAWLKGIQQIIRPRAWHGLDLGDMPRGASNFHRKLLVEDEVKNKSLKEAPSGDAPTPTHTWLYLMAALVTALSVASLILLAVKCKLFRRYLASYRHALLYEGDVASQCSRAGLGVGLPGYDRHGDGQPRPGLEEDDDDGFIEDNYIQASERERAEKEAEEGEGGEETEDDDLQFTIG, encoded by the exons ATGGTGATGCCTACCACAAGCAG AAGGGAGGGCAGCATGATGTCAGTGGGGCAAAGCCTCTTTATGGCCTTGTATCTCTGGGACTTGGTTACAGGCGTTGCTCCTTGGACAGTAGGCCCCTGTGACCTTGTCACCACAAAG GCATACTTCAACTGTAGTGGGAGAAAGCTGACAGAGGTTCCTGGGGAGGTGTGGGCTAATGTGACCATGCTCGATCTATCCCAGAACTCCCTGAACCTCACCCGTCCCGCGACCCTTCAGGCCCTGAGGAGGCTCGAAGGCCTGGTCCTATTGAACCTGTCAGGAAACTacctccccctgctggacagtGACACGCTGGCGGGCTTGCGGGACCTCAATGTCCTGGACCTCAGCTCGACCCAGCTAGCGGAGATCAAGCCTGGCGCATTCCAGGCCTTGCCAAAGCTGCACACGCTCTTACTTGGGAACAACAGGCTGCGGGACCCTTTACCTGCTGCCCTTGGAGACCTGTCAGCCCTGTCCTTCCTTGATCTCCATGGCAATGACCAATTGAAGGCTCCTCCCCCGGCTTGGCTTAAGGGTATACAGCAGATAATTAGGCCCAGAGCTTGGCATGGCTTGGATCTGGGGGACATGCCTAGAG GTGCATCAAACTTTCACAGAAAACTGCTGGTAGAGGAtgaagttaaaaacaaaagcttgAAAG AAGCCCCCAGCGGGGACGCCCCCACTCCGACGCACACCTGGCTGTACCTGATGGCCGCCCTGGTGACAGCCCTCTCCGTCGCCTCCCTGATCCTCCTGGCGGTCAAGTGCAAGCTGTTCCGTCGCTACCTGGCCAGCTACCGCCACGCCCTGCTGTACGAGGGTGACGTCGCCAGCCAGTGCAgccgggcggggctgggggtggggctccCGGGGTATGACCGCCACGGCGACGGCCAACCCCGCCCAGGGCTGGAGGAGGACGACGATGACGGCTTCATCGAGGACAACTACATCCAGGccagcgagagggagagggcggagAAGGAGgctgaagagggggaggggggagaggagaccGAAGACGACGACCTCCAGTTTACCATTGGTTAG
- the LOC118229385 gene encoding LRR receptor-like serine/threonine-protein kinase RCH1 isoform X1 — protein MVMPTTSRREGSMMSVGQSLFMALYLWDLVTGVAPWTVGPCDLVTTKAYFNCSGRKLTEVPGEVWANVTMLDLSQNSLNLTRPATLQALRRLEGLVLLNLSGNYLPLLDSDTLAGLRDLNVLDLSSTQLAEIKPGAFQALPKLHTLLLGNNRLRDPLPAALGDLSALSFLDLHGNDQLKAPPPAWLKGIQQIIRPRAWHGLDLGDMPRGASNFHRKLLVEDEVKNKSLKAEAPSGDAPTPTHTWLYLMAALVTALSVASLILLAVKCKLFRRYLASYRHALLYEGDVASQCSRAGLGVGLPGYDRHGDGQPRPGLEEDDDDGFIEDNYIQASERERAEKEAEEGEGGEETEDDDLQFTIG, from the exons ATGGTGATGCCTACCACAAGCAG AAGGGAGGGCAGCATGATGTCAGTGGGGCAAAGCCTCTTTATGGCCTTGTATCTCTGGGACTTGGTTACAGGCGTTGCTCCTTGGACAGTAGGCCCCTGTGACCTTGTCACCACAAAG GCATACTTCAACTGTAGTGGGAGAAAGCTGACAGAGGTTCCTGGGGAGGTGTGGGCTAATGTGACCATGCTCGATCTATCCCAGAACTCCCTGAACCTCACCCGTCCCGCGACCCTTCAGGCCCTGAGGAGGCTCGAAGGCCTGGTCCTATTGAACCTGTCAGGAAACTacctccccctgctggacagtGACACGCTGGCGGGCTTGCGGGACCTCAATGTCCTGGACCTCAGCTCGACCCAGCTAGCGGAGATCAAGCCTGGCGCATTCCAGGCCTTGCCAAAGCTGCACACGCTCTTACTTGGGAACAACAGGCTGCGGGACCCTTTACCTGCTGCCCTTGGAGACCTGTCAGCCCTGTCCTTCCTTGATCTCCATGGCAATGACCAATTGAAGGCTCCTCCCCCGGCTTGGCTTAAGGGTATACAGCAGATAATTAGGCCCAGAGCTTGGCATGGCTTGGATCTGGGGGACATGCCTAGAG GTGCATCAAACTTTCACAGAAAACTGCTGGTAGAGGAtgaagttaaaaacaaaagcttgAAAG CAGAAGCCCCCAGCGGGGACGCCCCCACTCCGACGCACACCTGGCTGTACCTGATGGCCGCCCTGGTGACAGCCCTCTCCGTCGCCTCCCTGATCCTCCTGGCGGTCAAGTGCAAGCTGTTCCGTCGCTACCTGGCCAGCTACCGCCACGCCCTGCTGTACGAGGGTGACGTCGCCAGCCAGTGCAgccgggcggggctgggggtggggctccCGGGGTATGACCGCCACGGCGACGGCCAACCCCGCCCAGGGCTGGAGGAGGACGACGATGACGGCTTCATCGAGGACAACTACATCCAGGccagcgagagggagagggcggagAAGGAGgctgaagagggggaggggggagaggagaccGAAGACGACGACCTCCAGTTTACCATTGGTTAG
- the LOC118229385 gene encoding LRR receptor-like serine/threonine-protein kinase RCH1 isoform X2 has product MVMPTTSREGSMMSVGQSLFMALYLWDLVTGVAPWTVGPCDLVTTKAYFNCSGRKLTEVPGEVWANVTMLDLSQNSLNLTRPATLQALRRLEGLVLLNLSGNYLPLLDSDTLAGLRDLNVLDLSSTQLAEIKPGAFQALPKLHTLLLGNNRLRDPLPAALGDLSALSFLDLHGNDQLKAPPPAWLKGIQQIIRPRAWHGLDLGDMPRGASNFHRKLLVEDEVKNKSLKAEAPSGDAPTPTHTWLYLMAALVTALSVASLILLAVKCKLFRRYLASYRHALLYEGDVASQCSRAGLGVGLPGYDRHGDGQPRPGLEEDDDDGFIEDNYIQASERERAEKEAEEGEGGEETEDDDLQFTIG; this is encoded by the exons ATGGTGATGCCTACCACAAGCAG GGAGGGCAGCATGATGTCAGTGGGGCAAAGCCTCTTTATGGCCTTGTATCTCTGGGACTTGGTTACAGGCGTTGCTCCTTGGACAGTAGGCCCCTGTGACCTTGTCACCACAAAG GCATACTTCAACTGTAGTGGGAGAAAGCTGACAGAGGTTCCTGGGGAGGTGTGGGCTAATGTGACCATGCTCGATCTATCCCAGAACTCCCTGAACCTCACCCGTCCCGCGACCCTTCAGGCCCTGAGGAGGCTCGAAGGCCTGGTCCTATTGAACCTGTCAGGAAACTacctccccctgctggacagtGACACGCTGGCGGGCTTGCGGGACCTCAATGTCCTGGACCTCAGCTCGACCCAGCTAGCGGAGATCAAGCCTGGCGCATTCCAGGCCTTGCCAAAGCTGCACACGCTCTTACTTGGGAACAACAGGCTGCGGGACCCTTTACCTGCTGCCCTTGGAGACCTGTCAGCCCTGTCCTTCCTTGATCTCCATGGCAATGACCAATTGAAGGCTCCTCCCCCGGCTTGGCTTAAGGGTATACAGCAGATAATTAGGCCCAGAGCTTGGCATGGCTTGGATCTGGGGGACATGCCTAGAG GTGCATCAAACTTTCACAGAAAACTGCTGGTAGAGGAtgaagttaaaaacaaaagcttgAAAG CAGAAGCCCCCAGCGGGGACGCCCCCACTCCGACGCACACCTGGCTGTACCTGATGGCCGCCCTGGTGACAGCCCTCTCCGTCGCCTCCCTGATCCTCCTGGCGGTCAAGTGCAAGCTGTTCCGTCGCTACCTGGCCAGCTACCGCCACGCCCTGCTGTACGAGGGTGACGTCGCCAGCCAGTGCAgccgggcggggctgggggtggggctccCGGGGTATGACCGCCACGGCGACGGCCAACCCCGCCCAGGGCTGGAGGAGGACGACGATGACGGCTTCATCGAGGACAACTACATCCAGGccagcgagagggagagggcggagAAGGAGgctgaagagggggaggggggagaggagaccGAAGACGACGACCTCCAGTTTACCATTGGTTAG
- the LOC118229385 gene encoding LRR receptor-like serine/threonine-protein kinase RCH1 isoform X4, translating to MMSVGQSLFMALYLWDLVTGVAPWTVGPCDLVTTKAYFNCSGRKLTEVPGEVWANVTMLDLSQNSLNLTRPATLQALRRLEGLVLLNLSGNYLPLLDSDTLAGLRDLNVLDLSSTQLAEIKPGAFQALPKLHTLLLGNNRLRDPLPAALGDLSALSFLDLHGNDQLKAPPPAWLKGIQQIIRPRAWHGLDLGDMPRGASNFHRKLLVEDEVKNKSLKAEAPSGDAPTPTHTWLYLMAALVTALSVASLILLAVKCKLFRRYLASYRHALLYEGDVASQCSRAGLGVGLPGYDRHGDGQPRPGLEEDDDDGFIEDNYIQASERERAEKEAEEGEGGEETEDDDLQFTIG from the exons ATGATGTCAGTGGGGCAAAGCCTCTTTATGGCCTTGTATCTCTGGGACTTGGTTACAGGCGTTGCTCCTTGGACAGTAGGCCCCTGTGACCTTGTCACCACAAAG GCATACTTCAACTGTAGTGGGAGAAAGCTGACAGAGGTTCCTGGGGAGGTGTGGGCTAATGTGACCATGCTCGATCTATCCCAGAACTCCCTGAACCTCACCCGTCCCGCGACCCTTCAGGCCCTGAGGAGGCTCGAAGGCCTGGTCCTATTGAACCTGTCAGGAAACTacctccccctgctggacagtGACACGCTGGCGGGCTTGCGGGACCTCAATGTCCTGGACCTCAGCTCGACCCAGCTAGCGGAGATCAAGCCTGGCGCATTCCAGGCCTTGCCAAAGCTGCACACGCTCTTACTTGGGAACAACAGGCTGCGGGACCCTTTACCTGCTGCCCTTGGAGACCTGTCAGCCCTGTCCTTCCTTGATCTCCATGGCAATGACCAATTGAAGGCTCCTCCCCCGGCTTGGCTTAAGGGTATACAGCAGATAATTAGGCCCAGAGCTTGGCATGGCTTGGATCTGGGGGACATGCCTAGAG GTGCATCAAACTTTCACAGAAAACTGCTGGTAGAGGAtgaagttaaaaacaaaagcttgAAAG CAGAAGCCCCCAGCGGGGACGCCCCCACTCCGACGCACACCTGGCTGTACCTGATGGCCGCCCTGGTGACAGCCCTCTCCGTCGCCTCCCTGATCCTCCTGGCGGTCAAGTGCAAGCTGTTCCGTCGCTACCTGGCCAGCTACCGCCACGCCCTGCTGTACGAGGGTGACGTCGCCAGCCAGTGCAgccgggcggggctgggggtggggctccCGGGGTATGACCGCCACGGCGACGGCCAACCCCGCCCAGGGCTGGAGGAGGACGACGATGACGGCTTCATCGAGGACAACTACATCCAGGccagcgagagggagagggcggagAAGGAGgctgaagagggggaggggggagaggagaccGAAGACGACGACCTCCAGTTTACCATTGGTTAG
- the LOC118230433 gene encoding transmembrane protein 125-like gives MAEMQVISTRSQVRTGPVRTRRNIPEEQVELWWFRDPRKSLACYCLSVALVLACGAGGVGVLSTTTGASGAWRLVVGVALCLLALAVLLKQLLSSAVQDMGCVRSWGRIRALKSGGPSDHALVLLTGVALLVCGSALLGLAPPRPGPGSAPDDMSVTGAVLLVGGGTTVLGAAGYSATVYLLDRTGSGRRLRERVAAIFTISGRMGETGREATSSMVNLL, from the coding sequence atggcagaGATGCAGGTCATCTCCACCCGTTCGCAGGTCCGAACCGGCCCGGTTCGCACCCGGCGGAACATTCCGGAGGAGCAGGTGGAGCTGTGGTGGTTCCGGGATCCGCGGAAGTCTCTGGCGTGCTACTGCCTCTCGGTGGCGCTGGTCCTGGCCtgcggggcgggcggggtgggcgtgctctccaccaccaccgGCGCGTCGGGCGCGTGGCGTCTGGTGGTGGGCGTGGCGCTCTGCCTCCTGGCGCTGGCCGTGCTGCTCAAGCAGCTGCTGAGCTCGGCGGTGCAGGACATGGGCTGCGTGCGCAGCTGGGGCCGCATCCGCGCGCTCAAGAGCGGCGGCCCCTCCGACCACGCCCTCGTCCTGCTGACGGGCGTGGCTCTGCTGGTCTGCGGCTCGGCGCTGCTCGGCCtggctccgccccgccccggccctggctccgcccccgacGACATGTCAGTCACAGGGGCGGTGCTGCTGGTCGGGGGTGGGACCACGGTGCTGGGTGCGGCCGGATACTCTGCCACAGTGTACCTGCTGGACCGGACAGGCAGTGGGCGGAGACTGAGGGAAAGGGTGGCGGCCATCTTTACCATCTCTGGCCGAATGggtgagacagggagggaggccACCTCCAGCATGGTCAACTTGCTCTGA